The Lycium barbarum isolate Lr01 chromosome 11, ASM1917538v2, whole genome shotgun sequence genome contains the following window.
TTCCACCACAGTTACTATGGTTCCCCTAGATAAACTCTAGACAATCTGATTGAGTGGAGGATCCAAACTCTGATTCAGCATTCTCTTTGCCATCATTCCATAAAGTTTAATGGCATGTTTTGAAAGTGTACCTATTATCTCCGTATTCCTCAGCAAGTTATTGAAATGTTGTACATAAGCTAGATCTGGTATGAGATTTAGTGGATATGTGAAGTGTTGGTTCTTTTAAGAGTTACGAAACTGGAACTCCCGATGTGTTGATGTGTACTGTAAAATAGCAGGAGCTTGATTTTCTTTTAAGTCAGACAAATCCTGCATCTCCTGTTGATCCAGTTGTACGCCTTTTGGTATGCAACGTGCTTGGTCAAGTACTATGTAGCTGTAATTGACTTTTTTTAGGCTTACAATTTTCTGCTGCAGAAATAGATGATGATAATTACTCCATGGCAATATAGAAGTGTACATACAACTGCAATATTGTGTATATCACGGGCAGCAACTACAGTGGTGGTGGTAGCactgtagcttccaagagttttTTTTAGTTTTAGATGATGTGTCATTAATTTATCGTGCGCCAGATTTGTTGCGTTATCCATGTCACTGCAAGCGAAACACGCGAAGTTATAGGCGTCTGAAATACCTGTTTTGACCAAGTTAAAGTTTATTTTAGAACACATGGAGTTAGAAAGCTATCATTAGAACACCCTGCCCAGTCAAGAGTTATCAGGAAAATGCTCCATTCATGAGAaattttcatctttttttttatcAGATTCAGTTCTTTTTGGTATAAGCACGAATCATCAAACAAAATATAGCGGTACACTACCCAATACCTAGAGCTAACACTAACGATTACAATATATCCAGTGTAATTTCACAAAGTAGGGTCTGGGAGGGTacagtgtacgcaaaccttatctCTACCTTGAGAAGGCAGAGATGATGTTTCCAAGAGACCTTTGGctcaaagaaagaagaaaaagaggcAGTAGCAACAAGCAACAACACTAGCAAGATAATAAGGTAACTAAGGCTAAGATACAATAAATAGTAATAAACATATAAGAATAAGAGAATACAAGAATAATGCTAAAACTCTgggaatggaaaaaaaaaatgcgcTCGGTCACTCACTACCCTTCTGCCCTAATTCTCGACCCTCCACACCCTCCTATGAAGGATCATGTCCCCAGCGAACTGAAGTTGAGTCATGTCCTGCCTAATCACCtcaccccaatacttctttggcctacctctacTCCTTAAGCTCGCAACAGCTAATCTCTCACACCTCTTTATCGGGGCATCTGcacctctcctcttcacatgacCGAATCATCTCAGCCTCACGGCTTCTTATCCTCCACGGGGCTACTTCTACCTTTTCGCGGATATCTACGTTCCTAATCTTATCTCTCCTGGTGTGCTTGCATGGTTATCTCAGCATCCTCATCTCTGTTACTATCATCTTCTAAACATgggagttcttgactggccagtACTCCACCCTGTATAGCATAGTCGGTCTAACTACTGCTTAGTAGAACTTACCTTTTAAGTCATGGCTGCACATTCTTATCACACAGAACACCGGACGCGAGCCTTCATTTCATCCGCCCTGCTCCAATATGATGAGTGACATCCTCGTCAATCTCCGTATTACCTTGGATAACTGACCCTAGGTACTTGAACCGCCCTGCTCTCTTAGGGATACCTGTAAGTCAAGTCTCACGTCCACGTCCGCTTCAAGAGTCacatcactgaacttacactcccaGTATTCAATTTTAGTCTGGCTCAACTTGAAACCTTTCGACTCCTAGGCCTCTCTTCAAACCTCCAACCTTGTATTAACTTTGTCTCGCATCTCGTCAATCAATACTATGTTATCCACCAATAACAGGCACCACAACACCTCCCCTTGAATGTGTCGCGTCAGTACGTACATACCAAAGCAAGAACGGTCTAAGAGCGGATCCCTAGTGCAACTTCATCATTACTGGAAAGTGTTCCGAGTCACCTCCCACAATCCTGACTCGGATCTTGGCACCATTATGCATGTTCTTAATCACCATAATATAAGCTATAGAAACACCTCTAtcctccaaacatctccatatAACCTCCCTTGGAATTTTGTCGTATGTTTTTTCCAGGTCAATGAACACCATATGCAAGTCCCTTTTCTTCTCCCTATACTATACCGCTCCACCAGCCAATCGAGACATTTTGGAATAAACTAAAACTTTTTAATGCTTTTTTGAGCAAGAGTAGCCCCTAATGATATTGTCATCTTATAACCGAGATCAAATACAATAACTTTGAAAAAAGAAGTCGAGCTGCAAGAGTATAACTTTGAAAAAGAAGTCGAGCTGCAAGGGAAATTCCCACCGCTGTAGTAGCATATATAAGAGCCAAAATAGGAGCCTCCATGGAATCAGGTAACCATACATGACCATTTAACGCACCGGCAAATAAGTGAACACCACCTAATGTAACAAATAAGGATTGACCTCATTATTATAAATTAAGTTAATTTTAAGTGCCAAATAAAATAGAACACCAAACGACTAAGTTATTGTAACATTGGTTTCAATGACATTTCAGTAAAGGGAAATCTAGTGTTACAAATCGTGCCTACCAAGATTATGGACACTAAGATTGTTAAACAATATGCAAGCACCTGACACCCTAATCACAAACATTAAAAAAGCTACTACCTGAACTAACTTCTGTTTCACTTCATCTCATTTCAAGTAAGATCACACACCACTACACAAACTCTAAAAGCATCGAACTGCTCTAAAAGTAGCAAAATAAATGGAATACTCGTCAACATGCCTAGAAAAACTACCCTCAGACATGCAACCGATGCACACCGGGCTTTCACTATGTGCTGATGAAATTCCAAATCTTCTTCCCTATTGAGACTTCACCAGGATGTGGGACCTCTTCCTCCTCGTCGCCCTCGTCCTCTTCATCATCCTCATCCCGTTCTCCATCTTCTCGCACAGTGGGGTCCTCGTCGTAGACACTGTAAGCTGAGGGTCCTTCTGGTGTTTCGTTCACTTCTTCACTTATCCCCGTATCATCTACTAATTCATTAGCTATATCAGCACTGCATCCCTGATCGTCTGCTGCATCCTTCGACTGCCAGAGAAATAATAGCAAACTTTAGAGATCATTTCATTTAGAGacagagttatgcagaaattagtAATGTTGCAATTGCAATGCAAAGATTAGTCATAAAAAGATTTATAATGCAGGGTTTATATCTTGTTGGATGTATGGTTTGATATAACTTCTAACACGTGTTTACTTTTtacataaaataaaaatctgtTTCTATTATCACTTACCATTTTAGTGTTTCTTATCCATATATTTTTGCATAATTTATGTAGGTATTATTTATGAGGTAAAACAAAAGTAGCAAGCAAACGTTGTATAAAATAATGCTAGATTTTATGTGGAGATCAAATCTCCTCACCACACCATCCAAACGACCCCTTAACGGAAAAAGTTGTTGCCAGAAAAATGTATTTGAATATTTCTTTTGAGTAAAAGATTTAATCCAGTTTAAAATTTTCATGCACCAGTGCTGTTGTAGGTTAATATCCAAGGGGAAGGTGGTGTTAGAGAACAAAAGAAAGTATAACATACGTACATAGCATACGTGCAGATGCAATGCAGTAATTAACAACAGAAATATCAAAGTACATCATACTAGGTATGAGAATAATGCACATTTGCAGGAGCGAAGAAAGTATACTCACAGGGCTATTGGCTACAGTGGGAAGAGCAGCGTCAGAGTTTCTGAGTTCTCCACCACTGACCGCTGCGGGAGTTGCTGGCATGGCTTTGAAGTCCCCATTTTCTTCCTGAGATTTTGAGACCAGCTCTGGCAAGGATCCATTAGCGGTTGCTACAGCAGCACTGATGGTAAACATGTAAAGTCAAAACACCATTAGCTGTCAAAATAACACCTGCTCCCAGAGACGATAAATCtaccatgaaaaaaaaaaagacgactAGAAAGTTGGTCATCTCCTTCCAAAGTTAAAAGAGTTTCATGATACCTAAACTTTTTATCCGAAACAGTTGATCGACAGACCACCCCAATTGACTCTCAAGCATGAGAATTCTAGTGATACATCTGGTTCCTAGTCCCTTTGGGTAGACAATTAAAACAAAACTTTGTAACAAGATTGCAACAAGGAGGAAAGTACCTCTAACATCCAGGTGATTAAAGGACTAACCACTGCCAAGTACCCTTACAAAATTTTGAAATCTGTTTGGTAATGGTCTGCGTGTTTTACTTAATTTAATCAAATTGAGCTTATTATAGAAATAAAATAGGTCATAAAAGGAGAGCATTCGAATTGAACAACTCTTCCTTCCAGTAAAACAAACATCTTTAGACATGATTAGCCATATTTTTTGGATAGGGTAGTACATGATTAGCTACATTCTTGATTCAAAACCTAGAACTTGTACTGAAGAGAAGATAATGTTCAGGGAAAGAGAATTCTTAGGGTAATATAGCGTCACACTAACATAATTCCAACGGTCATCACATGGAGGTCGTCCATCTTGAAGGACAAGGTCGAGGACGGAACTGTGATATGAGTTAACTCCAAATTCGCACAACTCCGTTTGGAAAAATTCATCCGAACTTGaacattcaactaccattcacaaTCCTTACATTCTAAATGCCCACAAGTGACCTTATCCAAGAGACTTGATGACGTCAGAAGTCACCGAAGTGAATCAGTTTGACATCCCTTAGCCATGGAAGTACCACCCACAGGGGCAAGCTTAAACCTTTTAGTTTTCCCCATTTATTCTCTGCTTTTTAACTATTGATTGCGGCAGTGAAGGAGGGGAGGGCTGGGGAAGGGAAGGTGAGGTTCATTTATCCCTACCAAGTTGATCAAGAGGCTAAACAAACTGAGAAGAGAGTTCTTGTGGCACAGTAACAAAGAAGGAAAAGGCTATAATCTGGTTAAATGGAAGGTAGTCCAAAAAAGCAAGAAACAGGGGGGATGGGCATTAGAAACTTAAGGCTACACGACAATTGTCTTACGATGAAGTGGTTAAGGAGGTTTATTGAAGAAGAACATTCACTATGGAGAGAGGTTGTTCAAAGTAATATGAACACAATCATTGGTGTACAGATGAAGTCAACAACACTTATGGTGTGGAAGTTTGGAAAACTATCAGAGCTTTGTGGAACATGCTGAAAGAAGATACGTCTTAGAATGGGCAATGGCTCTAAGATACTGTTCTGGAATGATGTTTGGATAAATGGAACTTCACTTAAGGATGCTTTCCCTGATCTGTTCTTCATTTGTTCAAATCCGAATGCTACAATTGGTGACTGCTGGACACCTCAAGGTTGGAACCTGCTTTTCAGGAGACATCTGAATGATTGGGAGGTGGAAAGAGTGGCAGAACTTTTGAAAGATATTGGTTTGTTCACTGGTACAACCAATATACCTGATGCTATTAGATGGAGACACAACTCTGATGAAGCCTTTTATGTTAAGAGGTTGTACAGGAAAAGAAACACGGTTGCTAGTGAAGGGAGACCAGGTTTATGGAAGAATGTTTGGGAAAGTATAGCACCCGCAAAGGTGAGATGTTTCACTTGGTTGGTTGCAAGAAGGGCATGCCTAACTCAAGAGGTGCTTCAGAGAAAAGGCCGAACTGTTGTGCCCAGATGTTTTCTATGCTGTAATCTCTTTCTTCATTGTAGATTTACAGCACAATTATGGTCAATGTTCTTAGGTCTCGCAGAAGTCAAATGGACAATGCCTGAACATACTGCTGATTTACTGACCTGCTGGATCAGAAGAGGGGGAAGCAAGAGCCAGAAAAAATGGTGGAGGGTAATCCCCGCATGCATTTGGTGGACAGTATGGAAAGAAAGAAATGGGAGATGTTTTGAAGATACATCAAATTCTATTCAGAAAGTGAAGGAGAATTGTATTGTATCTttctatttttggtgtaaagaacaaTGTATAGAGAATGTAGATGACCTTGTAGATTTACTAGGAGTACTGTAAGCTTATCTTTAAAATCTTTTTCTTTACTGTCTGTTTTTGGAGGTCGCCAGCATacccttaatgctgaggaatacaacaGTACCAGTTTCACAACAAAAAAAAAGCCCTTCTAAATGTCTGCACAAATTTAATTTTGCATTACAGGTTTACGCAATTCAGAAACCAAAGAGCAGGGATGTACCTTCTGGGACGGCGGAGATTGTATCTTTTTTCACCAGGAGTCTGCAAAGAAGGGGCAGCCTTTTGTCTCCTCTTCCTCCTACTGGTGGCTGTCACACTATCCGACTGTCCATCACTATGACTTCCATCAAATTCACTTGCGGTTGCATGTGATGCATGCATGCGAGTACGCTTTCTGGTCTTACTTCGCGCTCCACCCAAGAGACTAGATTCTTCTTTCTGGCTCTCCCCATTCACATTCATTGAGGTCTCCAAACCTCCATTGATGTGCGCACTCTCAGACTCCTTAAGATTTTTTGCACCTGCGGCTTTTGAATTAGCCGGACCTGTCTTGCTATTTTTACCACGCCCTTTCCTGACGGGTCTGCGCTGGCCAGATTTCATGTTGGAATGCTGAGAGTCTTCAGGAATATCTTGGCTAGCTTCCACCTCTCTAACGCTGTTATCCGTTTGAAGTTTTTGGTCATTACACGTGTCACTGATACAGACAGCCAGATCTAGTTGATCTTTGTTCGACATATCATCAGGTAATTCGCCAACAAATTTCTCTTCCAGAGAAGATCCACCGATGAGATTTTGAGATGCAGGATCCTCATTTTTCTTACCTGGTGAGAATTTCAGAAGCTTTGTTGTACATTTTCGAAGCCAAGACATGGTTCCGGCAGGAGACAACTCGTTGTTAGCCCTTCCAGGTGTAATGTCCCGCAGACCGTCAGTAAAATATTCACTTTGCAGGGGAGGGGCATTGAAATCCTCCACATCATTTAGAGCTTGAAGGTCGGAAAGCTCAAATATACGAATTCCCTCTCCACATGAGCTGCAACTCTCCTGCTTCTTGACAAAAGCAATGAACCTCTCCCTTTCCTTTACAAAAGCTTCCCTTTGATCCTTCAACTTCCTGCTTAAACCATCGAGCACATCGATATCTTTTTTCATCTCTAGCTGTTGTTCTGCAAGATGCATCTTATTTGCAGAAATTTCCTGTTTATCCTTCTCCAGCTTAACTCTTTCTGACTTCATCTCTTCCATTTCCTTACGGGCAACTTCCCTTAAGTAGTTAGCATTACTGAGTTCCCTCTGCCTCTCTTCCTCAAAGAGTTTCTGCTGCTCATGCAGCGCAAACTCCATTTCCTCCCGCTTCCGCTGCATTTCACTCTCAAGTTCTcgtttttttctttcaaaatcatgAAGCATTTGGATTTTCTCACTTTGAGTTTTCTCAGCTAATACTGACCTCTCATGATCCATTGTAGCTGCAAATGTCTCTTGTGCCACTGTAAGGGCTTCCAACTCTCTCTGAACATAATTTTCGGTTTCCAGCTTCTCCTTGTTTAACCTTTCCTCCTCAGTGTGCCGCAGTTTTTCAAATTTCTTTTTTAAT
Protein-coding sequences here:
- the LOC132618383 gene encoding nuclear matrix constituent protein 1-like isoform X1, which codes for MSTPPRKVFSGWTMTPRTDPANKTLSKGKDMGLSVQDCDNMDKVVLREKVSKLEDELVDYQYNMGLLLIEKKEWSAKLEEIKQALNEANEAYRREQTAHLIALSEVEKREENLRKALGVENQCVRELEKELREMRSQYATNKYVADSKLDEAKALATSVEENSLQVELKLHAADAKIAEVSRKSSDVERKLRDVEAQENALRRERSSFNTEREAHESALSKQREELREWERKLKEGEERLADARTLLNQREQRANENDSILRQKQSDLEDEQRKIDIANSVLRKKEVGMSSRLASLASNEKELEDVRKTLEIKEKELDELQEKLNAKEREEIQKLMDEHRAILQSKEEEFELEMKQRHSSLDEELKSKVIELEKKEAEVNHIDEKLTKREQALEKKNDKMKEKEKDIELKLKALKEREKSLKTDAKELGTEKKQIFTEKDSLLALRVELENERAQLEKQQLKINEEIEQLKITEAEKMEHARLQSELKQERDKCRDLRDTLLKEAEDLKQEKERFEKEWEELDDKRSEIKKELQEFNELKKKFEKLRHTEEERLNKEKLETENYVQRELEALTVAQETFAATMDHERSVLAEKTQSEKIQMLHDFERKKRELESEMQRKREEMEFALHEQQKLFEEERQRELSNANYLREVARKEMEEMKSERVKLEKDKQEISANKMHLAEQQLEMKKDIDVLDGLSRKLKDQREAFVKERERFIAFVKKQESCSSCGEGIRIFELSDLQALNDVEDFNAPPLQSEYFTDGLRDITPGRANNELSPAGTMSWLRKCTTKLLKFSPGKKNEDPASQNLIGGSSLEEKFVGELPDDMSNKDQLDLAVCISDTCNDQKLQTDNSVREVEASQDIPEDSQHSNMKSGQRRPVRKGRGKNSKTGPANSKAAGAKNLKESESAHINGGLETSMNVNGESQKEESSLLGGARSKTRKRTRMHASHATASEFDGSHSDGQSDSVTATSRRKRRQKAAPSLQTPGEKRYNLRRPRSAAVATANGSLPELVSKSQEENGDFKAMPATPAAVSGGELRNSDAALPTVANSPSKDAADDQGCSADIANELVDDTGISEEVNETPEGPSAYSVYDEDPTVREDGERDEDDEEDEGDEEEEVPHPGEVSIGKKIWNFIST
- the LOC132618383 gene encoding nuclear matrix constituent protein 1-like isoform X2, with translation MVVLVFLGLDHVGRKDLAFMGFAQKGLSIQDCDTIDKVVLFEKVSKLEDELVDYQYNMGLLLIEKKEWSAKLEEIKQALNEANEAYRREQTAHLIALSEVEKREENLRKALGVENQCVRELEKELREMRSQYATNKYVADSKLDEAKALATSVEENSLQVELKLHAADAKIAEVSRKSSDVERKLRDVEAQENALRRERSSFNTEREAHESALSKQREELREWERKLKEGEERLADARTLLNQREQRANENDSILRQKQSDLEDEQRKIDIANSVLRKKEVGMSSRLASLASNEKELEDVRKTLEIKEKELDELQEKLNAKEREEIQKLMDEHRAILQSKEEEFELEMKQRHSSLDEELKSKVIELEKKEAEVNHIDEKLTKREQALEKKNDKMKEKEKDIELKLKALKEREKSLKTDAKELGTEKKQIFTEKDSLLALRVELENERAQLEKQQLKINEEIEQLKITEAEKMEHARLQSELKQERDKCRDLRDTLLKEAEDLKQEKERFEKEWEELDDKRSEIKKELQEFNELKKKFEKLRHTEEERLNKEKLETENYVQRELEALTVAQETFAATMDHERSVLAEKTQSEKIQMLHDFERKKRELESEMQRKREEMEFALHEQQKLFEEERQRELSNANYLREVARKEMEEMKSERVKLEKDKQEISANKMHLAEQQLEMKKDIDVLDGLSRKLKDQREAFVKERERFIAFVKKQESCSSCGEGIRIFELSDLQALNDVEDFNAPPLQSEYFTDGLRDITPGRANNELSPAGTMSWLRKCTTKLLKFSPGKKNEDPASQNLIGGSSLEEKFVGELPDDMSNKDQLDLAVCISDTCNDQKLQTDNSVREVEASQDIPEDSQHSNMKSGQRRPVRKGRGKNSKTGPANSKAAGAKNLKESESAHINGGLETSMNVNGESQKEESSLLGGARSKTRKRTRMHASHATASEFDGSHSDGQSDSVTATSRRKRRQKAAPSLQTPGEKRYNLRRPRSAAVATANGSLPELVSKSQEENGDFKAMPATPAAVSGGELRNSDAALPTVANSPSKDAADDQGCSADIANELVDDTGISEEVNETPEGPSAYSVYDEDPTVREDGERDEDDEEDEGDEEEEVPHPGEVSIGKKIWNFIST